The segment ATTCCTACAAAGTCCAATCTAATTGAAGGGGCAATTGATGTGCTTGAGGCTAGTGCATCCAAGTATCCTTTGTATATCTTATCCAATGGTTTTAAAGAACTTCAATATGAAAAGATGAGGAATAGTAATATACTTCAATATTTTAGTGGTGTTATCCTGTCTGATGAGGTTGGTGTAAATAAACCAGATGCTAGAATTTTCAATTATGCACTTCAAAAAGCAGGTGTGATAAACTCTGAAGCCTTGATGGTAGGAGATAATTGGGTGGCAGATATAGAAGGTGCCAAAAATGCAGGAATTGATCAAGCTTTTTTGTCTAAAAAGGTATCTCCAAACAATTCCTTTATTCCTACTTATCAAATTAGTAGTTTGATGGATCTAATAGATGTAATAAGATGATTTATAATGAACTAGGTTTATGTGTGTATTGTATGTTAAAAAAAGTATCTGTTGTTTTTAAAAATACCTCTATGTGTTGTTTAGTTTGTTAATATTTTACTTAATGATTGTTTAGGGTATTAATTCGTGTCTATATGTGATTATTAGTATTGATTAATGTGTTTTATGTGTCTCGTGTAATTATTATTTATGTGTTAAAATGATGTAAGAATATTCGTAATACTTCCATTTTGATTTTTAAACGATGTTTTTATACTAAAAAAGTTGTTTAATTAATAAATTTTATCAATATTACACAACGTTAACGAGCACTAACTAATAAAAACTTGTAGATATGAGAAAATTAATGATGTTTTTGAGTTGTCTATTATTCAGTATTGGATATATGACAGCCCAAACTCAGAAGGTATCAGGTGTGGTTCTTTCTGAGGATGATGGTTCGCCTGTAATTGGAGCTTCAGTGTTGGTTGAAGGAACCAGCTTGGGGACAATCACGGATGTTGATGGGCATTTCGAATTGCTTCGAGTTCCTAATGATACTAAAACTTTAAAAGTATCATTTATTGGAATG is part of the Bacteroides coprosuis DSM 18011 genome and harbors:
- a CDS encoding HAD superfamily (subfamily IA) hydrolase, TIGR02254 (COGs: COG1011 hydrolase (HAD superfamily)~InterPro IPR005834:IPR011951:IPR006439~KEGG: bth:BT_2271 haloacid dehalogenase-like hydrolase~PFAM: Haloacid dehalogenase-like hydrolase~SPTR: HAD superfamily (Subfamily IA) hydrolase;~TIGRFAM: HAD-superfamily hydrolase, subfamily IA, YjjG/YfnB; HAD-superfamily hydrolase, subfamily IA, variant 1~IMG reference gene:2504106332~PFAM: haloacid dehalogenase-like hydrolase~TIGRFAM: haloacid dehalogenase superfamily, subfamily IA, variant 3 with third motif having DD or ED; haloacid dehalogenase superfamily, subfamily IA, variant 1 with third motif having Dx(3-4)D or Dx(3-4)E; HAD superfamily (subfamily IA) hydrolase, TIGR02254), whose translation is MYKAIFFDLDDTLWSFSKNAEEAFREVYHQFSFGRYFIDFNHFYSLYQEKNKELWYLYGQGKIDRNTLNSVRFHYPLVRVGVYDEALVNNYSKYFFRLIPTKSNLIEGAIDVLEASASKYPLYILSNGFKELQYEKMRNSNILQYFSGVILSDEVGVNKPDARIFNYALQKAGVINSEALMVGDNWVADIEGAKNAGIDQAFLSKKVSPNNSFIPTYQISSLMDLIDVIR